From one Methanobrevibacter ruminantium genomic stretch:
- a CDS encoding MTH1187 family thiamine-binding protein, translated as MITADLCIIPMGIDESSVGKYVAEAAKIIEKSGLKYQITAMGTQIESDNLKALYEVCAEVQESIFEMGVPRVYTVLKIDDRRDKENRTLEEKVKSVKNRM; from the coding sequence ATGATTACAGCAGATTTATGTATTATACCTATGGGAATTGACGAGTCAAGTGTTGGCAAATATGTTGCAGAAGCAGCTAAAATAATTGAGAAAAGTGGCTTGAAATATCAAATAACCGCTATGGGGACTCAAATTGAATCAGACAATCTTAAAGCACTATACGAAGTATGTGCAGAAGTCCAGGAATCTATTTTTGAAATGGGAGTGCCAAGGGTTTACACAGTTCTAAAAATAGATGATAGGAGAGATAAGGAAAACAGAACATTAGAAGAAAAAGTGAAATCTGTAAAAAATAGAATGTGA
- a CDS encoding DegT/DnrJ/EryC1/StrS family aminotransferase: MADIKVSIASPVIEEEEINAVIDVMKSGMIAQGPKVIEFEEEFAKYVGAKYGIATNSGTSALHVALLAAGIGEGDEVITTPFTFAATGNSILYTGARPVFVDIDSETFTIDPAKIEEAITDKTKAIMPVQLYGQAADMEPIMKIAKEHDLIVIEDAAQAHGAEYNGEKVGNLGDMACFSFYPTKNMTTSEGGMITTNRKEFAENAKVFRAHGSATKYHHDVLGYNFRMTDIAAAIGLEQLKKIDSFNEKRIANAKCLNEGLNDIEAIETPVLKDGCKHVYHQYTIKIKDGKRDELSDYLIENGIGNGIYYPIPLYNQVLYKELGYDQALPVTDETVEEVLSLPIHAKLTQEDLDYIIKTIKEFFN; encoded by the coding sequence ATGGCAGACATTAAAGTTTCAATAGCTAGTCCTGTTATTGAAGAAGAGGAAATAAATGCAGTAATTGATGTAATGAAATCTGGTATGATTGCACAAGGACCAAAAGTAATTGAGTTTGAAGAAGAATTTGCAAAATATGTGGGGGCAAAGTATGGAATTGCAACCAATTCCGGTACTTCCGCTTTGCATGTAGCTCTTTTAGCAGCTGGAATTGGTGAAGGCGATGAAGTGATTACAACTCCTTTCACATTTGCAGCTACTGGAAACTCCATTTTATACACTGGCGCTCGCCCTGTCTTTGTGGATATAGATTCTGAAACCTTTACAATTGACCCTGCAAAGATTGAAGAAGCAATCACTGACAAGACTAAAGCTATCATGCCTGTTCAATTATATGGACAAGCTGCAGATATGGAACCTATTATGAAAATCGCAAAAGAGCATGACTTGATTGTCATTGAAGATGCAGCACAAGCTCATGGTGCTGAATACAATGGTGAAAAGGTAGGTAACCTTGGAGACATGGCTTGCTTCAGTTTCTATCCTACCAAAAACATGACCACAAGTGAAGGTGGTATGATTACCACAAACAGGAAGGAATTTGCAGAAAATGCAAAAGTCTTCAGAGCGCATGGTTCAGCTACCAAATATCATCATGATGTTTTAGGATATAACTTCAGAATGACTGACATTGCTGCAGCTATTGGTTTAGAGCAACTTAAGAAAATAGACTCATTCAATGAAAAAAGAATTGCAAATGCCAAATGCCTTAATGAAGGTTTAAATGACATTGAAGCAATTGAAACCCCAGTTTTAAAAGATGGTTGCAAGCATGTATACCACCAATACACAATCAAGATTAAAGATGGAAAAAGAGATGAATTGTCTGATTACTTAATTGAAAATGGTATTGGTAATGGAATTTACTATCCAATTCCTCTTTATAATCAAGTTCTTTATAAGGAATTAGGTTACGATCAAGCTCTTCCAGTAACTGATGAGACAGTGGAAGAAGTTTTATCTCTTCCTATTCATGCAAAGCTTACTCAGGAAGACTTAGATTATATTATTAAAACAATTAAAGAATTTTTTAACTAA
- a CDS encoding tRNA (guanine(10)-N(2))-dimethyltransferase, with translation MENNQNNNFQNNYDTEIKEYSEDELKIIEEGKVQIKFPDFDKVSSDAPVFYNPRMEFNRDNSILALQAYQREVNREINICDLFGGSGIRGIRYKKEIDGVGDVAVNDISPLANEFTRINAELNDVEVEIDQKEANNELRSNMGRFDVIDIDPFGTPSPFVDSAGYNLKRDSLLCLTATDTSCLCGTYEEPCIRKYNARPYKSEYCHENGIRILIGFAALTLAKYQKYIEVKMSHSSEHYMRTYLKVRKGSKATDESLKNIGYIAHCKHCLHRSEYKGIASSIPEFCPECGGKLIVAGPMWLGPVQNEEFIDSMIEIAEEKNLNQKDNVLKLLNSCKVEANAPSTFYDIHKVCRALKISAPKFDKVFDKLEEEGFIAVKTHYSPLGIKTNASNKELMDIITELAK, from the coding sequence ATGGAAAATAATCAAAATAATAATTTTCAAAATAATTATGATACAGAAATAAAAGAGTATAGTGAAGATGAATTGAAAATCATCGAAGAGGGTAAAGTTCAAATCAAATTCCCTGATTTTGATAAGGTTTCCTCTGATGCTCCTGTTTTTTATAATCCTCGAATGGAATTCAATAGGGACAATTCCATCCTTGCACTTCAAGCCTACCAAAGGGAAGTGAATAGGGAAATAAACATCTGCGACTTATTTGGTGGTAGTGGAATAAGGGGAATACGCTATAAAAAGGAAATTGATGGAGTTGGAGATGTTGCAGTAAATGACATCAGCCCACTTGCCAATGAATTTACCAGAATCAATGCAGAACTAAATGATGTTGAAGTTGAAATAGACCAAAAGGAAGCAAACAATGAACTTAGAAGCAATATGGGAAGATTTGATGTCATTGATATTGATCCATTCGGAACCCCTTCACCATTTGTAGACTCTGCAGGTTATAATCTAAAAAGGGACTCACTCCTATGCTTAACCGCAACAGACACTTCCTGCCTTTGCGGAACATATGAAGAGCCTTGCATTAGAAAATACAATGCACGGCCATACAAAAGCGAATATTGCCATGAAAACGGAATAAGGATTCTCATTGGATTTGCTGCACTCACCCTTGCAAAGTATCAGAAATACATTGAAGTGAAAATGTCACATAGCAGTGAGCATTACATGAGAACCTATCTTAAGGTAAGGAAAGGTTCTAAAGCTACTGATGAATCACTGAAAAACATTGGATATATTGCACATTGCAAACATTGCCTTCATAGAAGCGAGTACAAAGGCATTGCATCCAGTATTCCAGAATTCTGTCCAGAATGTGGTGGAAAATTGATAGTGGCTGGCCCAATGTGGCTTGGACCTGTGCAAAATGAGGAGTTCATTGATTCAATGATTGAAATAGCTGAGGAAAAGAATCTTAACCAAAAGGATAATGTCTTAAAGCTATTGAATTCCTGTAAGGTAGAGGCAAATGCACCAAGCACATTCTACGATATCCACAAAGTATGCAGAGCCTTAAAGATCAGCGCCCCTAAGTTTGACAAGGTATTCGACAAGCTTGAGGAAGAAGGGTTCATTGCAGTGAAAACCCATTACAGTCCTCTCGGTATAAAGACCAATGCAAGCAATAAGGAATTGATGGACATAATCACGGAATTGGCAAAATAG
- a CDS encoding Lrp/AsnC family transcriptional regulator, which yields MCAKKNDEIIKLDETDIKILKIINDDVRISYRQISRDLGISVGTVHNRIDKMLKSGVIEKFAPVLNHKKLGYALTSIIGVNVKGQELETWEAEISNNKNVVGLYDVTGQYDAIVIAKFKDTDELDKFLKELLKSGCIEKTITQTVLNIVKEDIGSANIL from the coding sequence ATGTGTGCAAAAAAGAACGATGAAATAATCAAATTGGACGAAACTGATATTAAAATTCTAAAAATCATCAATGATGATGTTAGAATTTCATACAGACAAATATCACGTGATTTAGGAATTTCTGTAGGAACTGTACACAATCGTATCGATAAAATGCTTAAATCGGGTGTAATTGAAAAATTCGCACCTGTATTAAACCATAAAAAATTAGGTTATGCGCTTACAAGCATTATTGGCGTTAATGTTAAAGGTCAAGAATTGGAAACTTGGGAAGCTGAAATCTCAAACAACAAAAATGTTGTTGGACTTTATGACGTTACCGGTCAATATGACGCTATTGTAATTGCTAAATTTAAAGATACCGATGAATTAGACAAATTCCTTAAAGAATTGCTTAAATCAGGCTGTATTGAAAAAACAATTACACAGACTGTGCTTAACATAGTAAAAGAAGATATTGGATCTGCTAATATCCTCTAG
- the mptA gene encoding GTP cyclohydrolase MptA: MVVCLPDTQDDEPRIPIHLSRVGVTGVKKLLTLKRKEKRPIILLPTFDAFVDLPSTQKGTHMSRTPEAISEVVDEVAKGASDGVESLCADIVNRMLEKHEYAKRVEVNMVSDYMFMKESPVTDNRSQEMAKLIANAVGIREDDGTITIRKAIGAEVVGITVCPCAQESVREVDKSNLLKFLDEETCEKVLDTVTFASHNQRGVGTILIEVPEKEYIDGEKLIEIIESSMSSPISELLKRPDENAVVMNAHKNPVFVEDCVRTMNEKILDEFSYLPDDTLITTRQENHESIHRHNAYAEKVSTLGSLKEELNL, translated from the coding sequence ATGGTAGTTTGTCTCCCAGACACACAAGATGATGAACCACGTATCCCTATTCACTTAAGTAGAGTAGGTGTTACTGGCGTCAAAAAACTTTTAACTCTTAAAAGAAAAGAAAAAAGACCAATCATATTATTACCTACTTTTGATGCTTTTGTAGATTTGCCAAGCACTCAAAAAGGTACACATATGTCTAGAACTCCTGAAGCTATCAGTGAAGTTGTTGATGAAGTTGCTAAAGGTGCATCCGATGGTGTTGAATCACTCTGTGCAGATATCGTAAATAGGATGCTTGAAAAGCATGAATACGCTAAACGTGTTGAAGTGAACATGGTTAGTGACTACATGTTTATGAAAGAGTCCCCAGTAACTGACAATAGATCCCAAGAAATGGCTAAATTAATAGCTAATGCTGTTGGTATCCGTGAAGATGATGGAACCATCACCATTAGAAAAGCTATTGGTGCTGAAGTTGTTGGAATAACTGTCTGTCCATGCGCACAGGAATCTGTAAGAGAAGTGGATAAAAGCAACTTATTAAAATTCTTAGATGAAGAAACATGTGAAAAAGTATTGGACACTGTAACTTTCGCTTCTCACAACCAAAGAGGAGTAGGAACCATCTTAATAGAAGTTCCTGAAAAAGAATACATCGATGGTGAAAAATTGATTGAAATCATTGAATCATCCATGAGTTCCCCTATTTCAGAGCTTTTAAAACGTCCTGATGAAAATGCAGTTGTTATGAATGCTCATAAGAATCCTGTATTTGTAGAGGATTGTGTAAGAACAATGAATGAAAAGATCCTTGACGAATTTTCATACTTGCCTGATGACACTTTAATTACTACAAGACAAGAAAACCATGAAAGTATTCACAGACACAATGCTTATGCAGAAAAAGTTTCTACTTTAGGTTCTCTTAAAGAAGAACTTAATTTATAA
- a CDS encoding zinc ribbon domain-containing protein: protein MENFENQKFCQSCAMPMTEELFGTNADGSKNEDYCMYCFKDGEFTSDMTMEEMIDFCSEKMVEVHPEMNIEEASKMMNEVFPQLKRWAKD, encoded by the coding sequence ATGGAAAATTTTGAAAATCAGAAATTCTGCCAATCATGTGCAATGCCTATGACTGAAGAGCTTTTTGGAACCAATGCAGATGGATCTAAAAATGAGGATTACTGCATGTACTGCTTTAAGGATGGTGAATTCACTTCCGATATGACTATGGAAGAAATGATAGATTTCTGCAGTGAAAAGATGGTTGAAGTTCATCCTGAAATGAATATTGAAGAAGCTTCCAAAATGATGAATGAAGTCTTCCCTCAATTGAAAAGATGGGCAAAGGATTAA
- a CDS encoding DUF2120 domain-containing protein, whose protein sequence is MSDVLLKTTGQIIGHFNAFKGSRPAFHGEHVVIVRGISRDPIEINDMEAKLRELEDILKAKEVDVLSDEGNEFVEKVDSYLRDGEDGGVAPDSGGLLKMKEQLEAMGLHVEYKLFLMPNVGTFVAIWKDKSGFGPLYVEVTATEREEIEE, encoded by the coding sequence ATGTCAGACGTATTATTAAAAACTACAGGACAAATTATAGGACATTTCAATGCATTTAAAGGATCCAGACCTGCATTTCATGGGGAACATGTTGTTATCGTAAGAGGAATAAGCCGTGACCCTATAGAAATCAATGATATGGAAGCTAAATTAAGAGAACTTGAAGATATTCTCAAAGCTAAGGAAGTTGATGTCTTATCAGATGAGGGTAATGAGTTTGTAGAGAAAGTGGATTCTTACCTTAGAGACGGTGAAGATGGCGGCGTAGCACCAGATAGCGGAGGATTGCTCAAAATGAAAGAGCAATTGGAAGCTATGGGATTGCATGTGGAATACAAGCTATTCCTTATGCCAAATGTAGGAACATTTGTGGCTATCTGGAAAGACAAATCAGGATTCGGCCCATTGTATGTTGAAGTGACTGCCACTGAAAGAGAGGAAATTGAAGAATAA
- the cofG gene encoding 7,8-didemethyl-8-hydroxy-5-deazariboflavin synthase subunit CofG, which translates to MSNISNIDFENLSRDDLIAILECKKEDILEIMALANSKREHNYVTYSKNVFIPLTKICRNDCGYCAFKQSPDDPDAIILLDKEEVLATLKEAEKYGCKEALFTMGEDADTEEAVKAKLDELGFKNMCEYIYDICKMTVEETELLPHTNAGNFPYEDMKMLKEYNISMGMMLESSSERLMNTIAHEKSPGKNPKIRLETIENAGKLNIAYTTGILIGIGETKEEIADSLLKIKELCDKYGHIQEVIIQNFTVSPGIEMENHEEPSLLDMVRTVAAAQLLFDEDVSVQVPPNLNYETSQIFLLCGTDDWGGVSPLSEDYVNPSSPWPTLEKLEKLTNDAGYELKERLAIYEKYINEKYIENPVLLEKTKRGQEEIENK; encoded by the coding sequence ATGTCTAATATATCCAATATTGATTTTGAAAATCTCAGTCGCGATGACTTAATAGCTATTTTAGAATGCAAAAAAGAGGACATTCTTGAAATCATGGCTTTAGCTAACTCTAAAAGAGAGCACAATTATGTGACATATTCCAAAAACGTGTTCATTCCACTTACTAAGATCTGCAGAAATGATTGCGGATACTGTGCATTCAAGCAAAGTCCAGATGACCCTGATGCAATCATATTGCTCGATAAAGAGGAGGTTTTAGCTACATTGAAGGAAGCTGAGAAATATGGCTGCAAAGAGGCATTGTTTACCATGGGTGAGGATGCTGATACTGAAGAGGCAGTTAAAGCAAAACTGGATGAATTAGGCTTTAAGAATATGTGCGAATACATCTATGACATCTGCAAAATGACTGTTGAAGAAACTGAGCTTCTTCCGCATACAAATGCAGGAAACTTCCCATATGAAGATATGAAAATGCTAAAGGAATACAATATTTCAATGGGAATGATGCTGGAAAGCTCATCTGAAAGATTGATGAATACAATAGCCCACGAGAAAAGTCCTGGAAAAAATCCTAAAATACGTCTTGAAACAATAGAAAATGCTGGAAAGCTCAATATTGCATACACAACAGGAATACTTATCGGAATAGGTGAAACAAAGGAAGAAATAGCTGATTCATTACTTAAAATAAAAGAGCTTTGTGACAAGTATGGTCACATCCAAGAGGTAATCATTCAAAACTTTACTGTAAGTCCTGGAATTGAAATGGAAAATCATGAAGAGCCAAGCCTTTTGGATATGGTTAGAACCGTTGCAGCTGCACAGTTGCTTTTCGATGAAGATGTTTCAGTTCAAGTGCCACCAAACTTAAACTATGAAACAAGCCAAATATTCCTTCTCTGCGGTACTGATGACTGGGGAGGAGTATCTCCACTTAGTGAAGATTATGTAAATCCATCATCTCCATGGCCAACTCTTGAAAAATTAGAAAAACTAACCAATGATGCAGGATACGAATTGAAAGAGAGATTGGCAATCTATGAAAAATACATAAATGAAAAATATATTGAAAATCCAGTTTTACTGGAAAAAACAAAAAGAGGACAAGAAGAGATTGAAAATAAATAA
- a CDS encoding NAD(P)/FAD-dependent oxidoreductase codes for MIETDVLVIGAGPAGSSAARFAAKGGVDVIIIEKKSEIGFPKRCAEGVSKKIFEKLDLEMDPHWVTNEISGVRFVAPDGTDIWLSEDQIDLPDAGYVLERKVFDKHMAAVAAREGAEIRIKTQAKGLKREEDGTFTVTCESMGETFDIHAKIIIGADGPESHVAKWAGLNAYIKPQHMVAGVQYEMCNVKMKRNDYLEFYFGSVAPGGYFWLFPKGGDVVNAGLGIITNMAEKSAYEYLVDAVDNCYATQEAQAVELNAGGDPVGGLVKEMYGDNILLVGDAASQVNPLTGGGITNGMLGGRFAGEVAVEAIKSGDCSKNFLKKYEKLYLDEMGAEMQKYTKVTEYLWTLDDDDINKIAHKFKEMEFEKLTTTDIVKVVIKADPKSLLKLGRIFL; via the coding sequence ATGATTGAAACTGATGTGTTGGTTATTGGTGCTGGACCTGCAGGATCTTCAGCTGCAAGATTTGCAGCTAAAGGCGGTGTAGACGTTATTATTATAGAGAAGAAATCTGAAATTGGATTTCCTAAAAGATGTGCCGAAGGGGTTTCAAAAAAGATTTTTGAAAAATTGGACCTTGAAATGGATCCTCATTGGGTCACTAATGAAATCAGCGGTGTAAGATTCGTTGCTCCTGATGGAACAGATATTTGGCTTAGTGAAGACCAAATCGATTTGCCTGATGCAGGATATGTGCTTGAGCGTAAGGTATTTGATAAGCACATGGCGGCCGTTGCTGCAAGGGAAGGGGCAGAAATCAGAATCAAGACCCAAGCAAAAGGCCTTAAAAGAGAAGAAGACGGAACATTCACTGTCACTTGCGAATCCATGGGAGAAACCTTTGATATTCATGCTAAAATTATCATTGGAGCGGATGGTCCTGAGTCCCATGTAGCTAAATGGGCGGGATTGAATGCTTATATCAAGCCTCAGCATATGGTGGCTGGTGTGCAATATGAAATGTGCAATGTAAAAATGAAAAGGAACGATTATCTTGAGTTCTATTTCGGCAGTGTAGCTCCTGGAGGATATTTCTGGCTATTCCCTAAAGGTGGAGATGTTGTAAATGCTGGCCTTGGAATAATTACAAATATGGCTGAAAAATCCGCTTACGAATACCTTGTGGATGCTGTAGACAACTGTTATGCAACCCAAGAGGCTCAAGCAGTTGAATTGAATGCTGGTGGAGATCCGGTTGGAGGGCTTGTCAAGGAAATGTACGGAGACAATATCCTGCTTGTAGGGGATGCTGCAAGTCAAGTGAATCCTCTTACCGGTGGAGGAATCACCAATGGTATGTTAGGTGGAAGATTTGCTGGTGAAGTTGCAGTGGAAGCTATAAAATCAGGTGACTGTTCCAAGAATTTCCTTAAGAAGTATGAAAAGCTCTATTTGGATGAAATGGGCGCTGAAATGCAAAAATACACTAAGGTCACTGAATATTTATGGACTTTAGATGACGATGACATCAATAAGATCGCTCATAAATTCAAGGAAATGGAATTTGAAAAGTTAACTACAACTGATATCGTTAAAGTGGTTATCAAGGCAGATCCAAAATCACTTTTAAAACTAGGTAGAATCTTTTTATAG
- a CDS encoding class I SAM-dependent methyltransferase encodes MKWKKIGDILIVDNKFSEDSLENLESIALEHNVKSIIKIDKIDGQKREPTISLLYGDETETIHKENGCLFNLDLSKVMWAKGNNNERLRIAKLVTKGETVVDMFAGIGYFSIPIGVHSQAKQIYSIEINPNSYHFLKKNIELNRINEKANYDRMIPILGDCANEAPKYSADRVLMGYVKTTHHFLRPAMECVKEGGIIHYHETVPDKLIEIRPYERVKEIAWECGEREVEVLNIQKIKRYAPGVEHIVLDARIN; translated from the coding sequence TTGAAATGGAAGAAAATTGGAGATATCTTGATAGTTGACAATAAGTTCAGTGAGGACTCTTTGGAGAATTTAGAGTCCATTGCCTTAGAGCATAATGTCAAATCAATTATTAAGATTGATAAGATCGATGGGCAAAAGAGAGAACCTACTATAAGTCTTTTGTATGGCGATGAAACCGAGACCATCCATAAGGAAAATGGGTGTCTCTTTAATCTTGATTTATCTAAAGTCATGTGGGCTAAGGGAAACAATAATGAAAGATTGAGGATTGCCAAATTGGTTACAAAGGGTGAGACTGTAGTGGATATGTTTGCTGGAATCGGCTACTTTTCAATTCCAATTGGTGTTCACAGTCAAGCGAAACAGATTTACTCAATTGAGATAAATCCAAACTCCTATCATTTCCTTAAGAAAAACATTGAATTAAACAGAATCAATGAAAAGGCAAATTATGATAGGATGATTCCTATTTTGGGGGACTGTGCTAACGAAGCTCCAAAGTATTCTGCTGATAGGGTATTGATGGGCTATGTGAAAACTACTCATCACTTCTTAAGGCCTGCAATGGAATGTGTCAAGGAGGGTGGAATAATCCATTATCATGAAACAGTTCCGGATAAGTTGATTGAAATCCGTCCGTATGAGAGAGTCAAAGAGATTGCTTGGGAATGTGGAGAAAGGGAAGTTGAAGTGTTGAACATTCAAAAGATAAAAAGGTATGCTCCAGGTGTAGAGCATATAGTTTTGGATGCAAGAATTAATTAA
- the psmB gene encoding archaeal proteasome endopeptidase complex subunit beta: MADKNTFEGTTTVGITCKDGVVFASERRASMGNLVAHKVAEKIFKIDNHIAATIAGSVADAQSLMKIISAETALYRLRNGKDISLEAAAAVSSNILHSSPAHVQTLIGGVDDTGASIYSLDAAGGMIKDTFISTGSGSTFAYGVLEDRFHEDITVEEAKELALRAIKAATERDTYSGNGFLVAEVTKDGYKMLEKEEVESIIEKINS, from the coding sequence ATGGCTGATAAAAACACATTTGAAGGTACCACTACTGTCGGTATTACCTGTAAAGATGGTGTTGTATTTGCAAGCGAAAGAAGAGCAAGTATGGGAAACCTGGTTGCTCACAAAGTAGCTGAAAAAATATTCAAAATTGACAACCACATTGCAGCAACCATTGCAGGATCTGTTGCAGATGCACAAAGCTTAATGAAAATCATTAGCGCTGAAACTGCATTATACAGATTAAGAAATGGTAAAGACATTAGCTTAGAAGCTGCTGCAGCTGTAAGTTCTAACATATTACACTCCTCACCAGCACATGTACAAACTCTTATCGGAGGAGTAGATGACACTGGGGCATCAATCTATTCTTTAGATGCAGCAGGAGGTATGATTAAGGATACCTTCATTTCTACCGGTTCCGGTTCTACATTTGCATATGGTGTTCTTGAAGACAGATTCCACGAAGACATCACTGTAGAAGAAGCTAAGGAATTAGCTTTAAGAGCTATCAAAGCTGCTACAGAAAGAGACACTTACTCTGGAAATGGCTTCTTAGTAGCTGAAGTTACTAAAGACGGATACAAGATGTTAGAAAAAGAAGAAGTTGAATCTATTATTGAAAAAATTAATAGCTAA
- a CDS encoding beta-CASP ribonuclease aCPSF1 has protein sequence MASNVLEEIKQKITKKLPDEVQLANIEFEGPEVVIYTKNPDIVADNGDLIRNLAKELRKRIIIRSDKSVLLPYEETIQKVEEIVPEDAEISNITFDEVTNEVVIEATKPGLVIGKYGVTSREIVRKTGWAPKILRSPPIRSEIIDRIRNTLMHNSKERKKILQTLGARIHQGGKYPNEWTRLTAMGGFKEVGRSCMLLQTPNSRVLLDCGVNVAGQDEKTSFPMLGVPEFSIQDLDAVVVSHAHLDHCGFIPYLYHYGYEGPVYCTSATRDLMTLLQLDYIDIAHRENNPLPFNVKHVQKMIKHTITLDYGVVTDISPDIKLTLHNAGHILGSAMCHFHIGDGAHNLLYTGDFKYERSRLLEPATTRFPRVESCIMESTYGGHEDVTPSRNNAEKELMKTIYKTLKRGGKVLVPVFAVGRAQELMIVLEEYMRHGMIEEVPIHLDGMIWEATAVHTARPEYLSKDLRDQIFHMGRNPFIAESFNKVQNNAERKQIVEGEPSIILSTSGMMTGGNSVEYFKWLCEDKNNSIVFVGYQSEGSLGRKIQKGHKEIPLEDETGKKRIYNVKMDVKTIEGFSGHSNRRQLMEFAKRLHPRPDKIITCHGDPYKTVDLASSIHRSYKVETKTPLILEATRLQ, from the coding sequence ATGGCTTCAAACGTTTTAGAAGAAATCAAACAAAAAATTACAAAAAAACTACCTGATGAAGTTCAATTAGCGAATATTGAATTTGAAGGTCCTGAGGTTGTTATTTATACAAAAAACCCAGACATTGTAGCAGACAATGGGGACTTAATCAGAAACTTGGCAAAAGAACTTAGAAAAAGAATCATAATCAGATCAGACAAATCTGTTTTATTACCATACGAAGAAACTATTCAAAAAGTCGAAGAGATCGTTCCAGAAGATGCTGAAATCAGCAACATCACTTTTGATGAAGTTACCAACGAAGTTGTTATAGAAGCTACCAAACCTGGACTTGTAATTGGAAAATATGGAGTGACCTCAAGGGAAATCGTTAGAAAAACCGGATGGGCTCCAAAGATTTTAAGAAGTCCTCCAATCAGATCTGAGATTATCGATAGAATCAGAAATACCTTGATGCACAACAGTAAGGAAAGAAAGAAAATCTTGCAGACTTTAGGTGCAAGAATCCACCAAGGCGGAAAATATCCTAATGAATGGACCAGATTAACTGCTATGGGAGGATTTAAAGAGGTAGGACGTTCATGTATGTTACTTCAAACTCCAAACAGTAGAGTATTGCTTGATTGTGGAGTAAACGTAGCAGGACAAGATGAAAAAACTTCATTCCCAATGCTCGGAGTTCCTGAGTTTTCAATTCAAGACCTTGATGCAGTTGTAGTGTCTCACGCTCACTTGGACCACTGCGGTTTCATTCCTTACCTTTACCACTACGGATACGAAGGTCCTGTATACTGTACTTCTGCAACAAGAGACTTAATGACCTTATTGCAATTGGATTACATTGACATTGCACATAGGGAAAACAACCCACTTCCATTTAATGTAAAGCATGTGCAAAAAATGATCAAGCACACAATCACTCTTGACTATGGAGTAGTAACTGACATATCTCCAGACATTAAATTGACATTGCATAATGCAGGCCACATTTTAGGTTCTGCTATGTGTCACTTCCACATTGGTGACGGTGCACATAACTTGCTCTACACTGGAGACTTCAAATACGAAAGAAGCAGACTCTTGGAACCTGCAACCACAAGATTCCCTAGAGTGGAAAGCTGCATTATGGAAAGTACATATGGTGGACATGAAGACGTTACCCCATCAAGAAACAATGCAGAAAAAGAATTGATGAAAACCATCTACAAAACATTAAAACGTGGCGGAAAAGTATTGGTTCCTGTATTTGCAGTAGGAAGAGCACAAGAATTGATGATTGTGCTTGAAGAGTACATGCGTCATGGAATGATTGAAGAAGTGCCAATCCATCTTGACGGTATGATTTGGGAAGCAACTGCAGTGCACACTGCAAGACCAGAATACTTAAGCAAAGACTTAAGGGATCAAATTTTCCATATGGGAAGAAATCCATTCATTGCAGAATCTTTCAATAAGGTTCAAAACAATGCTGAAAGAAAACAGATTGTAGAAGGAGAACCATCAATTATCCTTTCAACATCAGGTATGATGACTGGTGGAAACTCTGTAGAGTACTTCAAATGGTTATGTGAAGACAAGAACAATTCCATTGTTTTCGTAGGTTACCAATCTGAAGGATCACTTGGTAGAAAAATCCAAAAAGGACACAAGGAAATCCCATTGGAAGATGAAACAGGTAAAAAGAGAATCTACAATGTTAAAATGGATGTCAAAACCATCGAAGGATTCAGTGGTCACTCCAACAGAAGACAATTGATGGAATTCGCAAAAAGATTGCATCCAAGACCTGATAAAATCATCACTTGTCACGGAGACCCATATAAAACTGTTGACTTGGCTTCAAGCATTCACAGAAGTTATAAGGTAGAGACTAAAACTCCACTTATCCTTGAAGCAACCAGACTTCAATAG